In Salinibacterium sp. ZJ70, one DNA window encodes the following:
- the rfbA gene encoding glucose-1-phosphate thymidylyltransferase RfbA, translating to MRGIILAGGSGTRLWPITKGISKQLMPIYDKPMVYYPLATLMSAGIREVLVITTPEDQDAFRRLLGDGSDLGIRLEYAAQPKPEGLAQAFIIGKDFIGDEKVALVLGDNIFHGDTLSSSLVGHNDVDGGLVFAYQVRDPSAYGVVEFDQDGRAISIEEKPLEPKSRYAVPGLYFYDNDVVEIAASITPSARGELEISSINDRYLREGRLQVVVLDRGTAWLDTGTIESMVQATEFVRVIEDRQGVKIGCIEEIAWRNGWIDDDELRALAAPLVKSGYGSYLLGLVS from the coding sequence ATGCGCGGCATCATCCTCGCCGGCGGAAGCGGCACACGGCTCTGGCCCATCACCAAGGGCATCTCGAAGCAGCTCATGCCCATCTACGACAAGCCGATGGTCTACTACCCGCTGGCGACGCTCATGAGTGCGGGCATCCGCGAGGTCCTCGTGATCACGACACCGGAGGACCAGGACGCCTTCCGCCGCCTCCTCGGCGACGGCAGCGATCTCGGCATCCGCCTCGAGTACGCCGCGCAGCCGAAGCCCGAAGGGCTCGCCCAGGCCTTCATCATCGGCAAGGACTTCATCGGCGACGAGAAGGTCGCGCTCGTCCTCGGCGACAACATCTTCCACGGCGACACCCTCAGCAGCAGCCTCGTGGGGCACAACGACGTCGACGGGGGCCTCGTCTTCGCCTATCAGGTGCGCGACCCGAGCGCCTACGGCGTCGTCGAGTTCGACCAGGACGGCCGCGCGATCTCCATCGAGGAGAAGCCGCTCGAGCCCAAGAGCCGCTACGCGGTTCCCGGACTCTACTTCTACGACAACGATGTGGTCGAGATCGCGGCGTCGATCACCCCCAGCGCGCGCGGCGAGCTCGAGATCAGCTCGATCAACGACCGCTACCTGCGTGAGGGGCGACTGCAGGTCGTCGTGCTCGACCGCGGCACCGCGTGGCTCGACACCGGCACGATCGAGTCGATGGTGCAGGCCACCGAGTTCGTGCGCGTCATCGAGGACCGACAGGGCGTCAAGATCGGCTGCATCGAGGAGATCGCCTGGCGCAACGGCTGGATCGACGACGACGAGCTGCGAGCCCTCGCGGCACCGCTCGTGAAGTCCGGCTACGGAAGCTACCTGCTGGGGCTTGTGTCATGA
- a CDS encoding dTDP-4-dehydrorhamnose 3,5-epimerase family protein: protein MEIRPLGIAGAYELTPRQWEDDRGVFLEWYRGDLLDEQFGVGIGLRQANTSVSKRGVLRGVHYADVPPGQAKHVTATRGAALDIIVDIRVGSPTFGRVESVLLDTVDRRAVYLAEGLGHAFIALEDDTTVSYLVSSTFSPGREHGISPLDPALGLELPIDLAEVIVSEKDRQAPTLAEALAAGALPLWEDVRTYAGREWRD, encoded by the coding sequence GTGGAAATTCGGCCTCTCGGCATCGCTGGCGCATATGAGCTGACCCCTCGACAGTGGGAGGACGACCGCGGTGTCTTCCTCGAGTGGTACCGGGGTGATCTCCTCGACGAGCAGTTCGGCGTGGGCATCGGGTTGCGTCAGGCGAACACTTCCGTCTCGAAGCGCGGGGTGCTGCGCGGCGTGCACTACGCCGACGTCCCGCCCGGACAGGCGAAGCACGTCACCGCGACGCGTGGTGCTGCTCTCGACATCATCGTCGACATCCGCGTCGGCTCGCCGACCTTCGGACGCGTGGAGTCTGTACTGCTCGACACCGTCGACCGCCGTGCGGTGTACCTCGCCGAGGGACTCGGCCACGCGTTCATCGCCCTCGAGGACGACACGACGGTGAGCTACCTCGTCTCGAGCACGTTCAGCCCGGGGCGCGAGCACGGCATCTCCCCGCTCGACCCTGCCCTCGGTCTCGAGCTGCCGATCGACCTCGCCGAGGTCATCGTCTCCGAGAAGGACCGCCAGGCCCCGACACTTGCCGAGGCGCTCGCCGCCGGTGCACTCCCCCTCTGGGAGGACGTACGCACGTACGCCGGCAGGGAATGGAGAGACTGA
- a CDS encoding glycosyltransferase family 2 protein: MVLSDSPRISVVMCTYQGAEFVAEQVASILSQTVPPHELVVGDDASRDATLSIVRELVDEHHRSGGAPLELRILTRDPAEHPEPFGVAGNFARALAAATGDVIVLSDQDDRWVSERIAVSLAALAAHPDAGLMHADARLVDAAGEPLGVTLFEALGVRESELAEIDAGRGFDALLRRNLVTGATAAVTRELVRAALPIPDGWIHDEWMAVVAGALGRTVVVRESVVDYRQHGRNQIGARKLDWSTRVARLREPRTQRNERLVRRARSLVTRVEEFGDRIPAEHLASAREKLSHELARERLPAVRLARVVPVLREWRTGRYREFGLGAQDVLRDLVQPV; encoded by the coding sequence ATGGTTCTGAGCGACTCCCCGCGCATCTCCGTGGTGATGTGCACCTACCAGGGAGCCGAGTTCGTGGCCGAGCAGGTTGCGTCGATCCTCAGCCAGACCGTGCCTCCTCACGAGCTCGTGGTGGGCGATGATGCGTCGCGCGACGCGACGCTCTCGATCGTCCGCGAGCTCGTCGACGAGCACCACCGCTCCGGGGGAGCGCCGCTCGAACTCCGCATCCTGACGCGGGACCCGGCCGAGCATCCGGAGCCGTTCGGCGTCGCCGGCAACTTCGCGCGGGCGCTCGCCGCCGCAACGGGGGACGTGATCGTGCTCTCCGACCAGGACGACCGCTGGGTTTCCGAGCGCATCGCCGTGAGCCTCGCGGCGCTCGCCGCGCACCCCGACGCGGGGCTCATGCATGCGGACGCCCGCCTGGTGGACGCCGCGGGCGAACCGCTCGGAGTGACGCTCTTCGAGGCGCTGGGGGTGCGGGAGAGCGAGCTCGCCGAGATCGATGCGGGCCGCGGCTTCGATGCGCTGCTGCGCCGCAACCTCGTGACGGGCGCGACCGCCGCCGTGACACGAGAACTGGTGCGGGCGGCGCTCCCGATCCCCGACGGCTGGATCCATGACGAGTGGATGGCGGTCGTCGCCGGTGCGCTCGGGCGCACAGTCGTCGTCCGGGAGAGCGTCGTCGACTATCGACAGCACGGGCGCAATCAGATCGGGGCGCGCAAGCTCGACTGGTCGACGCGCGTCGCCCGTCTTCGAGAGCCCCGCACGCAGCGGAATGAGAGGCTCGTCCGGCGTGCTCGATCCCTCGTCACGCGCGTCGAGGAGTTCGGTGACCGGATCCCTGCAGAGCACCTGGCCTCCGCGCGCGAGAAGCTCTCACACGAGCTGGCTCGCGAGCGCCTGCCGGCGGTCCGGCTTGCTCGAGTGGTGCCCGTGCTGCGGGAGTGGCGCACTGGGCGCTATCGCGAGTTCGGGCTCGGCGCGCAAGACGTGCTGCGCGACCTGGTCCAGCCTGTCTGA
- a CDS encoding glycosyltransferase family 2 protein: protein MTDETTTTPPRLGVVTVSYGSDDVLPGLLASIPAAAGGADAVVVVVDNLPSEGDSEGIARRFGATYVPLPENPGYGGAMNAGVAMLPASVEWVLIVNPDVALDAGSIAALVAYGAAHPDAGSVGPLVRNPDGTAYPSARAVPSLRTGVGHALIGPVWAGNPWTRAYRKDSTETPALRDAGWLSGACVLVRRRVFDEIGGFDEGYFMYFEDVDLGARIGRAGYRNVYEPAAAVTHEGGHSTGRASERMIIAHHDSARRFLSKKYPGPLLWPIRASLSLGLRMRGALAIRRARRASN, encoded by the coding sequence ATGACCGACGAGACGACAACCACGCCTCCCCGCCTGGGAGTGGTGACGGTGAGCTACGGATCGGACGACGTGCTGCCCGGGCTGCTTGCCAGCATTCCTGCGGCAGCAGGCGGCGCTGACGCTGTGGTGGTCGTCGTCGACAATCTGCCGTCGGAGGGCGACTCCGAGGGCATCGCCCGCCGCTTCGGCGCGACGTATGTGCCCCTTCCGGAGAACCCCGGCTATGGCGGTGCCATGAACGCCGGAGTCGCGATGCTCCCGGCGAGCGTCGAGTGGGTGCTGATCGTGAACCCCGATGTCGCCCTCGACGCAGGCTCCATCGCCGCGCTCGTCGCATACGGCGCGGCGCATCCGGATGCGGGGTCCGTCGGGCCGCTCGTGCGCAACCCCGACGGCACCGCCTACCCGTCCGCTCGAGCTGTGCCGTCGCTGCGCACCGGAGTCGGCCACGCGCTGATCGGGCCGGTCTGGGCGGGCAATCCGTGGACGCGCGCCTACCGCAAGGACAGCACCGAGACGCCCGCACTCCGCGACGCCGGCTGGCTCTCAGGCGCCTGCGTCCTGGTCCGACGACGGGTGTTCGACGAGATCGGCGGATTCGACGAAGGCTATTTCATGTACTTCGAAGACGTCGATCTGGGCGCGCGGATCGGTCGAGCGGGTTACAGGAACGTGTACGAGCCTGCGGCGGCGGTCACGCACGAGGGCGGCCATTCCACCGGCCGCGCTTCGGAGCGCATGATCATCGCGCATCACGACAGCGCTCGACGATTCCTGTCGAAGAAGTATCCGGGGCCGCTTCTGTGGCCCATCCGGGCGTCCCTGTCGCTCGGGTTGCGGATGCGGGGAGCGCTCGCGATTCGGCGAGCTCGCCGCGCGTCGAACTGA
- the rfbB gene encoding dTDP-glucose 4,6-dehydratase: MMRILVTGGAGFIGSNFVHHLIEHTGHTVTVLDKLTYAGNLASLEGLPEDRFTFVKGDIADAELVDRLFGEHDAVVHYAAESHNDNSLNDPSPFLHTNIVGTYTLLEAARKHDIRLHHISTDEVYGDLELDDPERFTESTPYNPSSPYSSTKAGSDLLVRAWVRSFGVKATISNCSNNYGPYQHVEKFIPRQITNVLRGERPKLYGTGENVRDWIHADDHSSAVLTILEKGVIGETYLIGADGEKNNKEVVELILTELGRPSDAYDLVTDRPGHDLRYAIDSTKLRTELGWQPRYADFEAGLASTIAWYRDNEAWWAPQKDETEAKYRAAGQA, encoded by the coding sequence ATCATGCGAATCCTCGTCACCGGCGGCGCCGGTTTCATCGGCTCGAACTTCGTGCACCACCTCATCGAGCACACCGGCCACACGGTGACCGTGCTCGACAAGCTCACCTACGCCGGCAACCTCGCCTCGCTCGAGGGCCTGCCCGAGGACCGCTTCACGTTCGTGAAGGGCGACATCGCCGATGCCGAGCTCGTCGACCGCCTCTTCGGCGAGCATGACGCCGTCGTGCACTACGCGGCCGAGAGCCACAACGACAACTCGCTGAACGACCCGAGCCCGTTCCTGCACACCAACATCGTCGGCACGTACACGCTCCTCGAGGCAGCACGCAAGCACGACATCCGCCTGCACCACATCTCGACCGACGAGGTCTACGGCGACCTCGAGCTCGATGACCCGGAGCGCTTCACCGAGTCGACGCCCTACAACCCCTCGAGCCCCTACTCGTCGACGAAGGCCGGCAGCGACCTCCTCGTGCGCGCGTGGGTGCGTTCGTTCGGCGTGAAGGCCACGATCTCGAACTGCTCGAACAACTACGGGCCCTACCAGCACGTCGAGAAGTTCATCCCGCGTCAGATCACGAATGTGCTGCGCGGCGAGCGTCCCAAGCTCTACGGAACGGGCGAGAACGTGCGCGACTGGATCCACGCGGACGACCACTCCTCGGCCGTGCTCACGATCCTCGAGAAGGGCGTGATCGGCGAGACGTACCTCATCGGCGCCGACGGGGAGAAGAACAACAAGGAGGTCGTGGAGCTGATTCTCACCGAGCTCGGTCGGCCCTCCGACGCGTACGACCTCGTGACCGACCGCCCTGGCCACGACCTGCGTTACGCCATCGACTCCACGAAGCTGCGCACGGAGCTCGGCTGGCAGCCGCGCTACGCCGACTTCGAGGCCGGCCTCGCGTCGACCATCGCCTGGTACCGCGACAACGAAGCGTGGTGGGCGCCGCAGAAGGACGAGACCGAGGCGAAGTACCGCGCAGCGGGGCAGGCGTGA
- the rfbD gene encoding dTDP-4-dehydrorhamnose reductase, with amino-acid sequence MTRYLIAGAGGMLGHDLRRALDGRDVVALTRTDLDITDAHAVSEAVAGADVVINAAAYTAVDAAESDEDAAYAINATGAENLAKAAAAAGARMVQVSTDYVFRGNATTPYDEDALLDPLGAYGRTKAAGERLVRAAHPGAHIVRTAWLYGENGGNFAHTMLKLAANRDTVSVVTDQVGQPTWTGDLASAIVSLLDADAPAGSYHGTNGGQASWFDFARAVFEVAGLDPERVLPTDSSAFVRPAPRPSYSVLGHSAWNRAGLTAPRHWRDALQAAYASGALDIE; translated from the coding sequence GTGACACGCTACCTGATCGCAGGCGCGGGCGGCATGCTCGGCCACGATCTGCGTCGCGCCCTCGACGGCCGCGACGTCGTGGCCCTCACACGCACCGATCTCGACATCACCGACGCGCACGCCGTGTCGGAGGCGGTCGCGGGAGCCGATGTCGTGATCAACGCCGCCGCGTACACCGCGGTCGATGCAGCCGAGTCGGATGAGGACGCCGCGTACGCGATCAATGCGACGGGCGCCGAGAACCTGGCGAAAGCCGCGGCGGCGGCAGGGGCCCGCATGGTGCAGGTCTCGACGGACTACGTGTTCCGCGGCAACGCGACGACGCCGTACGACGAGGACGCGCTGCTCGACCCGCTCGGCGCCTACGGACGCACCAAGGCGGCTGGCGAGCGCCTCGTGCGCGCCGCGCACCCGGGAGCGCACATCGTGCGCACGGCGTGGCTGTACGGCGAGAACGGCGGCAACTTCGCCCACACGATGCTGAAGCTCGCTGCGAACCGCGACACCGTGAGCGTCGTGACGGATCAGGTGGGTCAGCCCACGTGGACGGGTGACCTCGCGTCCGCGATCGTCTCGCTGCTCGACGCCGACGCCCCGGCCGGGAGCTACCACGGCACCAACGGAGGGCAGGCGAGCTGGTTCGACTTCGCTCGCGCCGTCTTCGAGGTGGCGGGCCTCGACCCTGAGCGGGTGCTGCCGACCGACAGCAGCGCCTTCGTGCGCCCCGCTCCGCGTCCGTCATATTCGGTGCTGGGCCACAGCGCCTGGAACCGTGCGGGCCTCACTGCTCCGCGCCACTGGCGCGACGCCCTGCAGGCCGCATATGCCTCGGGAGCTCTGGACATCGAGTGA
- a CDS encoding glycosyltransferase family 1 protein, whose amino-acid sequence MTTLRVTLDALADSPAGGASRYAGELARGLIATAPDGAVVIGVVPSSPQAAYDRIESKLPGLARLEKSVLAQRELEALWRAGFGRSAGAGMMHATSLLAPLGPHDRVHRPSDQVAVTIHDAIAWTHPELVPARRGAWIRAMARRAERHADAVVVPSHSVADALAGHIAIGDRIRVIPGAPSPSLIPGDDAEARRQKLDLPDRYVLTIAGDPARNDLASLVDAAGVAGMPLVIAGAVPPELREHVERTPTADVRLLGNLHDTDLGVVYHHAHAYVQPSIAAGLGLAVIEALGFGLPVIHTDLPVLEEITADAALIVPLEGEGFASRLAEAIRSLDDPTTEQLSIASGDRARAFSWRDSAAKVWQLHADL is encoded by the coding sequence GTGACGACACTGCGCGTGACGCTCGACGCGCTGGCGGACTCCCCCGCCGGCGGGGCGTCGCGCTACGCGGGTGAGCTCGCGCGCGGGCTGATCGCGACCGCCCCTGACGGCGCCGTCGTCATCGGCGTCGTGCCCTCCTCGCCTCAGGCCGCGTACGACCGGATCGAGTCGAAGCTCCCAGGGCTCGCGCGCCTGGAGAAGAGCGTTCTCGCCCAGCGCGAGCTCGAAGCGCTCTGGCGGGCGGGATTCGGTCGATCGGCGGGCGCCGGAATGATGCACGCCACCTCGCTGCTCGCGCCGCTGGGTCCACACGACCGCGTCCACCGCCCCAGCGACCAAGTCGCCGTGACGATCCATGACGCCATCGCGTGGACACATCCGGAGCTCGTCCCTGCCCGCCGCGGAGCGTGGATCCGAGCCATGGCACGACGCGCGGAACGCCACGCTGATGCCGTCGTCGTGCCGAGCCACTCCGTCGCGGATGCTCTCGCCGGGCACATCGCGATCGGCGATCGCATCCGCGTCATCCCGGGGGCGCCGAGCCCGTCGCTCATCCCCGGCGACGATGCAGAGGCTCGTCGTCAGAAGCTCGACCTGCCCGATCGCTACGTGCTCACCATCGCGGGCGACCCTGCACGCAACGACCTCGCCTCACTCGTCGATGCCGCTGGCGTCGCCGGCATGCCTCTCGTCATCGCAGGAGCTGTGCCCCCGGAGCTGCGCGAGCACGTCGAGCGCACGCCGACAGCGGACGTCCGGCTCCTCGGCAACCTCCACGACACCGATCTCGGCGTCGTCTACCACCACGCCCACGCCTATGTGCAGCCGAGCATCGCCGCCGGGCTCGGGCTCGCGGTCATCGAGGCACTCGGATTCGGACTGCCCGTCATCCACACCGACCTTCCCGTTCTGGAGGAGATCACCGCAGACGCGGCGCTCATCGTGCCGCTCGAGGGTGAGGGGTTCGCGTCACGCCTCGCGGAGGCGATCAGGTCTCTCGACGACCCGACGACCGAGCAGCTGAGCATCGCGTCCGGCGATCGAGCGCGTGCGTTCAGCTGGCGCGACTCGGCCGCGAAGGTCTGGCAGCTGCACGCCGACCTCTGA
- a CDS encoding LCP family protein yields the protein MTSVLRDPDRSDTAFMTKRAWWLVGLNVLVPGSAQVLAGDRRLGRFGLAVTLTVWALLAAVLITSLIAGDWLLSIATNTILLGVVVVGLAFLAVVWLVLTIDTIRLVRFVRVQPNIRPLVAGLAIASLVLTTGGAAYGAVTVTAGIGLLDTVFAERPSEPPIDGRYNILLLGGDAGPDREGLRPDSITVASVDAETGQLTLIGLPRNLHDVQFSDDSPLWDKFPNGYSCGSDCQLNYLYTYAQVRHPELYPNAKDTNSTPGIEAVRDAVEGSLGIPIQYYVLIDMQGFAELIDALGGIDITVTERVPYGANEDEKGRHKEPDGWIEPGEYRMDGATALLYARTRYATSDYTRMERQRQVQQAILDQADPATVLTNFVALANAGSNIARTDIPKQMLGYFVQLAGKSKEHPMVTFDLTPPAVDPENPDFDAVRVTIRELLWPPVTETPAP from the coding sequence ATGACGAGCGTCCTGCGCGATCCGGATCGCTCCGACACGGCGTTCATGACGAAGCGAGCCTGGTGGCTCGTGGGCCTCAACGTGCTCGTGCCGGGGTCGGCTCAGGTGCTCGCCGGCGATCGGCGACTCGGCCGCTTCGGTCTCGCGGTGACTCTCACCGTGTGGGCCCTGCTCGCAGCGGTTCTGATCACGAGCCTCATTGCTGGCGACTGGCTGCTCTCGATCGCGACCAACACGATCCTGCTGGGTGTCGTCGTCGTCGGGCTCGCGTTCCTCGCGGTGGTGTGGCTCGTGCTGACGATCGACACCATCCGACTGGTGCGCTTCGTGCGCGTCCAGCCGAACATCCGCCCGCTCGTGGCGGGACTCGCGATCGCCTCGCTCGTGCTGACGACGGGTGGGGCCGCGTACGGCGCTGTCACGGTGACCGCTGGCATCGGCCTGCTCGACACGGTGTTCGCCGAGCGTCCCTCTGAACCGCCGATCGACGGCCGCTACAACATCCTGCTGCTCGGCGGAGATGCGGGCCCCGACCGCGAGGGCCTTCGCCCCGACTCGATCACCGTCGCGAGCGTCGACGCCGAGACGGGCCAGCTGACCCTCATCGGGCTGCCGCGCAACCTCCACGACGTGCAGTTCTCGGACGACTCGCCCCTGTGGGACAAGTTCCCGAACGGCTACTCGTGCGGGTCGGACTGCCAGCTCAACTACCTCTACACCTACGCACAGGTGCGTCACCCCGAGCTCTACCCGAACGCGAAGGACACGAACTCGACTCCGGGTATCGAAGCGGTGCGCGACGCTGTGGAAGGCTCGCTCGGCATCCCGATCCAGTACTACGTGCTCATCGACATGCAGGGCTTCGCCGAGCTCATCGACGCCCTCGGCGGCATCGACATCACGGTCACCGAGCGTGTGCCATACGGCGCGAACGAAGACGAGAAGGGCAGGCACAAGGAGCCGGACGGCTGGATCGAACCCGGCGAGTACCGCATGGATGGTGCGACCGCTCTGCTCTACGCCCGCACACGCTACGCGACGAGCGACTACACGCGGATGGAGCGCCAGCGGCAGGTGCAGCAGGCGATCCTCGATCAGGCGGATCCCGCCACTGTGCTGACCAACTTCGTGGCGCTCGCGAACGCCGGGTCGAACATCGCCCGCACCGACATCCCCAAGCAGATGCTCGGCTACTTCGTGCAGCTCGCCGGGAAGTCGAAGGAGCACCCCATGGTCACCTTCGACCTCACGCCGCCCGCGGTCGATCCCGAGAATCCTGATTTCGACGCCGTGCGGGTGACGATCCGCGAGCTGCTCTGGCCGCCCGTGACCGAGACGCCCGCGCCGTAG
- the purE gene encoding 5-(carboxyamino)imidazole ribonucleotide mutase, with amino-acid sequence MGSDSDWSVMQDAASALAEFGIPHEVEVVSAHRTPRKMVDYATDAAARGLRVIIAGAGGAAHLPGMLASLTTLPVVGVPVPLAKLDGLDSLLSIVQMPAGIPVATVSIGGARNAGLLAARILASGDPELTARLADYAESLEALVAEKNAALQAKL; translated from the coding sequence ATGGGATCAGACTCGGACTGGTCGGTCATGCAGGACGCCGCATCCGCCCTCGCCGAATTCGGCATCCCCCACGAGGTCGAGGTGGTCTCCGCCCACCGCACCCCCCGCAAGATGGTCGACTACGCCACGGATGCGGCCGCGCGCGGCCTGCGCGTGATCATCGCGGGCGCGGGCGGTGCCGCGCACCTGCCCGGCATGCTCGCCTCCCTCACCACTCTGCCTGTCGTCGGCGTGCCCGTGCCGCTGGCGAAGCTCGACGGCCTCGATTCGCTGCTCTCGATCGTGCAGATGCCCGCGGGCATCCCGGTCGCGACGGTCTCCATCGGCGGCGCCCGCAACGCGGGGCTGCTCGCCGCGCGGATCCTCGCCTCGGGCGACCCCGAGCTGACGGCGCGTCTCGCCGACTACGCCGAATCCCTCGAGGCTCTCGTCGCCGAGAAGAACGCCGCGCTGCAAGCGAAGCTCTGA
- a CDS encoding GtrA family protein — MRALFAQFTRFGVVGLVGLVIDIALFNLLRLTIFSPELIAEGPLLAKVCSTGVAIVANWIGNRCWTFRAQRGRQPWREFAEFVTVSLGGMAIGVLCLWFSHYVLGFTSVLADNIASNVVGLALGTAFRFTLYRMWVFAPRRGEPVPVFPDAHERGGADGVVSGRPDTSSRRAGATAPAGDVSPSM; from the coding sequence ATGCGCGCACTCTTCGCCCAGTTCACGCGCTTCGGCGTCGTGGGGCTCGTGGGTCTTGTGATCGACATCGCGCTGTTCAACCTGCTGCGCCTCACGATCTTCAGCCCCGAGCTGATCGCCGAGGGTCCGCTCCTCGCGAAGGTCTGCTCGACCGGCGTCGCGATCGTCGCGAACTGGATCGGCAACCGCTGCTGGACGTTCCGTGCGCAGCGCGGCCGCCAGCCGTGGCGCGAGTTCGCCGAGTTCGTGACGGTGAGTCTCGGAGGCATGGCCATCGGCGTGCTCTGCCTCTGGTTCTCGCACTACGTGCTCGGCTTCACGAGCGTGCTCGCCGACAACATCGCGTCGAACGTCGTGGGCCTCGCACTCGGCACCGCGTTCCGCTTCACGCTCTACCGGATGTGGGTGTTCGCCCCGAGGCGCGGGGAGCCGGTGCCGGTCTTCCCGGATGCGCACGAGCGCGGCGGCGCCGACGGCGTGGTCAGCGGCCGCCCAGATACGTCGTCTCGTCGTGCGGGCGCGACTGCTCCTGCTGGCGACGTGAGCCCATCGATGTGA
- a CDS encoding PH domain-containing protein — protein sequence MLHADAPDTAPGTRSVQPESVVARLRSHGRAIFFPCVVLVADAAAVGYFAGRMPEAWQNWLVLVGALLIAVLLFLVPVVAWLGRNYTITTRRIVLRGGLLVRTRQELLHSRGYDVTVRTNALQALFGSGDVLINTGLERPVVLRDVPGAKLVQSTLHDLMEHSVTSMGSRRQQEQSRPHDETTYLGGR from the coding sequence ATGCTGCACGCCGACGCTCCTGACACGGCTCCGGGCACCCGTTCGGTGCAGCCGGAGAGCGTCGTCGCGCGCCTGCGCTCCCACGGGCGAGCGATCTTCTTCCCGTGCGTGGTGCTCGTCGCGGATGCCGCGGCGGTCGGCTACTTCGCGGGGCGCATGCCGGAGGCCTGGCAGAACTGGCTCGTGCTCGTCGGGGCGCTGCTGATCGCGGTGCTGCTCTTCCTCGTCCCGGTGGTCGCGTGGCTCGGCCGCAACTACACGATCACGACGCGACGGATCGTGCTCCGCGGGGGCCTGCTGGTGCGCACCCGCCAGGAGCTGCTCCACTCGCGCGGCTACGACGTGACAGTGCGCACCAACGCCCTGCAGGCGCTCTTCGGCTCAGGCGACGTCCTCATCAACACCGGTCTCGAGCGCCCGGTCGTGCTGCGGGATGTTCCGGGTGCGAAGCTCGTGCAGTCGACGCTCCATGACCTCATGGAGCACTCGGTCACATCGATGGGCTCACGTCGCCAGCAGGAGCAGTCGCGCCCGCACGACGAGACGACGTATCTGGGCGGCCGCTGA
- a CDS encoding biotin--[acetyl-CoA-carboxylase] ligase, translating into MSFDRCREVVPVLHELASSSSTNGELSARADREGLSDFTVLLTRYQSAGRGRHGRAWTAPPGASVALSVLLRPRLPDGSPPDASALGWIPVLAGVAMVEAVSGALPDREVGFKWPNDVMVDGRKVCGILAELLPSGADIVVGSGLNTRMTSEELPVPTATSLVIEGAEVDSDLEDMVFAAYLEGLRVRLGRFLAAGGDADASGLRAQARARCLTLGRPVRIELPGDVQLFGTATDLDVDGRLMVACDDGVTRSVAAGDVTHVR; encoded by the coding sequence ATGAGCTTCGACCGGTGTCGGGAGGTGGTTCCCGTCCTCCACGAGCTGGCATCGTCCAGCTCGACCAACGGCGAGCTGTCGGCCCGCGCCGACCGCGAGGGGCTCAGCGACTTCACCGTCCTGCTCACGCGCTATCAGAGTGCGGGGCGCGGCCGCCATGGCCGCGCGTGGACGGCTCCCCCGGGGGCGAGCGTCGCCCTCTCAGTTCTGCTGCGTCCGCGGCTCCCCGACGGCTCACCCCCTGACGCGAGCGCGCTCGGCTGGATTCCGGTGCTCGCGGGAGTCGCGATGGTCGAGGCCGTCTCGGGTGCACTGCCCGATCGCGAGGTGGGCTTCAAATGGCCGAACGACGTGATGGTCGATGGGCGCAAGGTCTGCGGCATCCTCGCTGAGCTGCTGCCGTCGGGCGCGGACATCGTGGTCGGTTCGGGCCTCAACACGCGGATGACGTCAGAGGAGCTGCCTGTGCCCACGGCGACGTCGCTCGTCATCGAGGGAGCCGAGGTCGACAGCGACCTCGAGGACATGGTGTTCGCGGCGTACCTCGAGGGCCTGCGCGTGCGCCTGGGGCGTTTCCTCGCGGCGGGCGGCGACGCGGATGCGTCGGGTCTGCGCGCGCAGGCGCGTGCACGATGCCTCACGCTCGGCCGCCCGGTGCGCATCGAGCTTCCCGGCGACGTGCAGCTCTTCGGCACCGCCACCGATCTGGACGTCGACGGTCGACTCATGGTCGCGTGCGACGACGGCGTCACCCGGTCTGTCGCGGCTGGCGATGTGACGCACGTGCGATAG